GGGCGCACGCCATCCCTATCGACAGGCCAAGAATGTTGATAAAGGAAAACCCCTTGCTCCGGAGAAGGTTCCTCATGGCGACGGTCAGGTAATTTTTCAGCATAGCGGAGCCGCCACAAGGGGTATGCCAGGATGGGGAGGCCCTGCGGACGGGGCCTCCGGCCGCGTTTGCCCGCGCCGGTGTGCGGAAACGGACGGTCGGGCGTACCGGAAGCGGGCGCGGCCCCGCGCGCATCGCGCGCGATTTTTTCGTAACTTTAGCGCATGAGCGCGAATACGACGACGATAGGGAAAGTGCTGGTGAGGGTCTTTAAGGCCATCTTTATCCGCAAGAAAGAGTGCTGCCGCTAGGAAACTTTGCGGCGTTTGCGCCTGGGGTTGGGTAGGACGGTATCTTTTCCGCCTGCGATGTGGCTGAGGTATACCCCATTTTCCTTTATATCCTCCAGGCGCTCCACTGCGGTATCGCGAACGACCGTGTCCCCCACGATCGCATAGAACTCGCTTCCATTGTAGTAAATCGAATCCGGGTAGCTGGGCGGGACTTCCGTTAGGTGGAATCCCCCAAAAACAAGCCGCCCATTCCTATCCAGAATTTTTGAAGCGATGGTTTTCATCAGGAGGGTGGGTTTGCCGGGGGAGAGACGGACGACATCCATCTTGTCTTCTTCGGGACCGTCGAACATGTCCACAAAAAGCAGTACGGTATCCGCCTTCTCGATCAACTTGTTGTAAGGGCTGTCGGCGAGGATATCGCCGGCGTCCGGGATACGCCAGACTGGTTTGCCCTTCCAGAATACTTTGCCGTCGGCGATCCGGACCGAGTCGCCGTTGGTGCTTTTCAACGAAAACGGGCGCGCCGTTGTATCCGCGGCCGGGGCCCCGGGTGTGGCCGGCGTGACCGCCGCCGTGGTGTCCTTGCGGGAGGATTTCTTTGCGTGTTGGGCGCAGCCGAACAGCAGAAGGAGACAAGTGAGGAGCAGGGGTAAACGTGTAAGGGTCATGGCGGCATTAAGATAAGCAAAATCGTTGTAGCATGCCTCGGGATAAAAATTTGCCGTATTATTGCGGCCAAAATCCAGTTGATGCAACTCCAAATCACCGCTTCCAGCTCCAAGGAGCAGGTTTTTTCCCAGATCGAAGCTGCCCTTAAGGCTCAGGGTTTTACCATCGTACAACACGACTTTGCCCGGCCCTGGGGTGGATTTTTCGTCATCGAGGAGACCCAGGCCCCGGAATTTATCAAGACCTATTTCCCGGGGATGGCGCTAAAGGATTTTACCATCACCCACAAACTCAGCCCCAAGATCCTGGTGGTGGCACCGGGCAAACGTCTTTCCTGGCAGTATCACTTCCGCCGTGCGGAAATCT
This region of Dinghuibacter silviterrae genomic DNA includes:
- a CDS encoding cupin domain-containing protein; translation: MQLQITASSSKEQVFSQIEAALKAQGFTIVQHDFARPWGGFFVIEETQAPEFIKTYFPGMALKDFTITHKLSPKILVVAPGKRLSWQYHFRRAEIWRVVAGEAGVVTSLTDQEGPLKQYQPGDLIKLQQGERHRLVGLETFGIIAEIWQHTDAANPSNEDDIVRLQDDFGR